A genomic stretch from Aminobacter aminovorans includes:
- a CDS encoding ABC transporter ATP-binding protein, producing the protein MTGLAFEPRPAAQTGAVLDVHNLRIEFPLRHRSLVAVDDVSFSIGQGEILGVVGESGAGKSLTGSALIGLLQPPGRIAGGTVHLSGQRIDDLPQAEQRKLRGRHIGAIFQDPLTSLDPLFTVGRQLTETIRAHHPGNAQTARAKALQLLREVGIADPENRFSQYPHQFSGGMRQRIVIALALAGEPELIIADEPTTALDVSVQAQIIGLLKRLAATRGTAIMLVTHDMGVIAETADRVAVMYAGRVVEIGPVDEVIHRPRHPYTAGLMASIPSLNRKADRLAQIDGSMPRLGNWPDGCAFNPRCPKAGDRCRSELPRLAEAGGTSAACFIHQGGTTL; encoded by the coding sequence ATGACTGGACTGGCCTTTGAGCCGAGACCGGCGGCGCAAACTGGAGCCGTTCTTGATGTACACAATCTGCGCATCGAGTTTCCACTGCGCCACCGCTCGCTTGTCGCGGTCGACGACGTCTCCTTCAGCATCGGCCAGGGCGAAATCCTCGGCGTCGTCGGCGAATCCGGCGCCGGCAAGTCGTTGACCGGAAGCGCCCTGATCGGGCTTTTGCAGCCGCCCGGACGGATTGCCGGCGGCACCGTCCATCTCTCCGGTCAGCGCATCGACGACCTGCCGCAGGCCGAACAGCGCAAGCTGCGCGGCCGCCATATCGGCGCGATCTTCCAGGATCCGCTGACCAGCCTCGACCCACTCTTCACCGTCGGGCGCCAGCTGACCGAAACCATCCGGGCGCATCATCCAGGCAATGCCCAGACGGCACGCGCCAAGGCGCTGCAATTGCTGCGCGAGGTCGGCATCGCCGATCCGGAGAACCGCTTCAGCCAATATCCGCACCAGTTTTCGGGCGGCATGCGCCAGCGCATCGTCATAGCGCTGGCACTTGCCGGCGAGCCCGAGCTGATCATCGCCGATGAGCCGACCACAGCCCTCGACGTCTCGGTCCAGGCCCAGATCATTGGCTTGTTGAAACGGCTTGCGGCGACACGCGGAACGGCGATCATGCTCGTCACCCACGACATGGGTGTCATTGCCGAGACCGCCGACCGGGTGGCGGTGATGTATGCCGGCCGTGTCGTCGAGATCGGGCCGGTCGACGAGGTCATCCATCGGCCGCGCCATCCCTACACGGCGGGCCTGATGGCCTCGATCCCCTCGCTCAACCGCAAGGCCGACCGCCTTGCCCAGATCGATGGCTCGATGCCGCGCCTCGGCAACTGGCCCGATGGCTGCGCCTTCAATCCGCGCTGCCCCAAGGCCGGAGACCGCTGCCGCAGCGAACTTCCGAGGCTCGCCGAAGCAGGCGGCACATCCGCCGCCTGTTTCATTCACCAGGGTGGCACCACGCTCTGA
- a CDS encoding GntR family transcriptional regulator: MLREPRASKTAVSPSQIGKTRKRGGPTDEHIHGEIYAAIINHQIRPATPLQEDALATAFGVSRTIIRKVLQRLSHEKLVDLIPNKGAFVAKPSIEEARQVFEARRGVECILAEKLASTITKEDVDRLTAMVSAEAEAVEQDSKHRRLQLSGDFHRELASLAGNEVLRDFVHELVSRTSLIIALYESPGAVPCSYSEHKEIVDALKRRDGKKAAQYMDHHLRHIEAQIDLSDHPVRVDFKTLFKPLA, encoded by the coding sequence ATGCTACGCGAGCCCCGCGCTTCGAAGACCGCCGTTTCGCCGAGCCAGATCGGCAAGACCAGGAAGCGCGGTGGACCAACCGACGAGCACATTCACGGCGAAATCTACGCGGCGATCATCAATCACCAGATCCGTCCGGCGACGCCGCTGCAGGAAGATGCGCTGGCGACTGCCTTCGGCGTCAGCCGCACCATCATCCGCAAGGTGCTGCAGCGGCTGTCGCACGAGAAGCTCGTCGACCTGATTCCCAACAAGGGTGCCTTCGTCGCCAAGCCCTCGATCGAGGAGGCACGACAGGTGTTCGAGGCGCGGCGCGGCGTGGAATGCATTCTCGCAGAAAAGCTCGCCTCGACGATCACCAAGGAAGATGTCGATCGGCTGACGGCCATGGTGAGCGCCGAGGCGGAGGCAGTCGAGCAAGACAGCAAACATAGGCGGCTGCAGCTCTCCGGGGATTTTCATCGTGAACTCGCCTCGCTTGCCGGAAACGAGGTGCTGCGCGACTTCGTCCACGAGCTGGTGTCGCGGACGTCGCTGATCATTGCGCTGTACGAGTCGCCGGGTGCTGTGCCGTGCTCGTACAGCGAGCACAAGGAGATCGTGGACGCCTTGAAGCGGCGGGACGGCAAGAAAGCTGCGCAGTACATGGACCACCATCTCCGTCATATCGAGGCTCAGATCGACCTGTCCGACCACCCCGTGCGCGTCGACTTCAAGACGCTGTTCAAACCCTTGGCCTAA
- a CDS encoding aspartate/glutamate racemase family protein codes for MRIKLINPNTTQSMTDLIGDAARAVAAPATEILAVTSRSGAASIEGHYDEAMSIIGLVDEIMDGPAADAYIIACFGDPGLLAAREITGAPVFGIAEAAMHAASFVATGFSVVTTLERTRIIAEQLVRNYGMQHHCRRVRATDVPVLELEKPESNARAIILAECERALSEDRSEAIVLGCAGMADLAHYLEERLQVPVIDGVVAGVKFAEAIVGMGLKTSKRGDLAYPLPKTYRGKLAGYAPDTRLASTEKSRKVS; via the coding sequence ATGAGAATTAAGCTCATCAATCCCAACACCACCCAGTCGATGACCGATCTCATCGGTGATGCGGCGCGGGCGGTTGCAGCACCGGCAACCGAGATCCTGGCGGTGACCTCCCGCTCCGGCGCCGCCTCGATCGAAGGTCACTACGACGAAGCGATGAGCATCATCGGCCTTGTCGACGAGATCATGGATGGGCCGGCCGCCGACGCCTACATCATTGCCTGCTTTGGCGATCCCGGCCTGCTTGCGGCGCGCGAGATCACGGGTGCGCCGGTGTTCGGCATTGCAGAAGCCGCCATGCACGCGGCAAGCTTCGTCGCCACCGGCTTTTCAGTGGTGACGACGCTCGAACGCACCCGCATCATTGCCGAACAGCTGGTCCGCAACTATGGCATGCAGCATCATTGCCGCCGCGTGCGCGCCACCGACGTTCCGGTGCTGGAGCTGGAAAAGCCGGAATCGAACGCCCGCGCGATCATCCTTGCCGAGTGCGAGAGGGCTCTATCCGAAGACCGTTCCGAAGCAATCGTGCTCGGCTGCGCCGGCATGGCTGATCTCGCGCATTATCTCGAAGAACGGCTGCAGGTGCCCGTCATCGACGGCGTCGTGGCCGGCGTCAAGTTCGCCGAGGCCATCGTCGGCATGGGCCTGAAGACGTCCAAGCGCGGCGACCTTGCCTATCCACTGCCCAAGACCTATCGCGGCAAGCTCGCCGGATATGCACCCGATACGCGTCTCGCAAGCACTGAAAAATCGAGAAAGGTCAGTTAG
- a CDS encoding AraC family transcriptional regulator — protein MLMEEASVLRVPLSDHVLFQSNDLDCARERVAQKFCNHRLDIIGERKAFRVTHNHAPGEMISLNYISYGADVLIDPGELGDFYLIQMPISGAATVRNGTREFLTDRSVASVLNADLATRMKWWQGCAQLLVQVRKAPLHAFAMRVLDRDISGPLIFDPLIDFSRPEMQAWRRLANSLFHAADAKTPLHGPGLHNVLHEQHLLELFLRNQPNNMSLFFNEHRPGAAPRHLKRAEEFIRANVAAPIGLHEIAEAAGVAPRTLQLAYRNAFGISPIRALTRERMRRARFDLVAGEASVTDVALKWGFTHFGRFAAEYRHEFGELPRETRKASALPQ, from the coding sequence ATGCTGATGGAAGAGGCGTCCGTCCTTAGGGTACCGCTTTCAGACCATGTCTTGTTTCAGTCGAACGATCTCGACTGCGCCAGGGAGCGGGTCGCCCAGAAGTTTTGCAATCACCGACTGGACATCATCGGTGAACGGAAAGCTTTTCGCGTCACGCATAATCATGCGCCCGGCGAGATGATCTCGTTGAACTACATCAGCTATGGCGCCGATGTGCTGATCGATCCGGGCGAACTCGGCGACTTCTACCTGATCCAGATGCCGATCTCCGGTGCAGCCACCGTCCGCAACGGCACACGCGAGTTTCTGACCGACCGCAGCGTCGCCTCCGTCCTCAACGCCGACCTGGCGACAAGGATGAAATGGTGGCAGGGCTGCGCCCAGTTGCTCGTCCAGGTGCGAAAGGCGCCGCTGCATGCCTTTGCCATGCGCGTGCTCGACCGCGACATATCGGGTCCGCTGATCTTCGATCCTCTGATCGATTTTTCCCGACCCGAGATGCAGGCATGGCGGCGCCTTGCCAACTCGCTGTTCCATGCTGCCGACGCAAAGACCCCGCTGCACGGCCCGGGCCTGCACAACGTGCTGCATGAGCAGCACCTGCTCGAACTGTTTCTGCGCAACCAGCCCAACAATATGAGCCTGTTCTTCAATGAGCACAGGCCGGGTGCGGCCCCTCGCCACCTGAAGCGGGCAGAAGAATTCATCCGCGCCAATGTCGCGGCACCCATCGGTCTGCATGAGATCGCCGAAGCCGCCGGCGTCGCCCCCAGGACACTGCAACTGGCCTATCGCAACGCCTTCGGCATCTCGCCCATCCGCGCGCTGACACGCGAGCGCATGCGCCGTGCCCGTTTCGACCTCGTGGCGGGCGAAGCGAGCGTTACCGACGTCGCGCTGAAATGGGGCTTCACCCATTTCGGCCGCTTCGCCGCCGAGTACCGGCACGAGTTCGGCGAACTCCCACGCGAGACGAGAAAAGCCAGCGCCTTGCCGCAGTAG
- a CDS encoding cupin domain-containing protein encodes MSNELAKGITRQGTGYAGKTWNILGQVYFPKAVCDATFAFETNSEPGQFVPVHIHPNQEEFILVQEGELDLKLDGEWVKAKAGDLVRMPRGIPHGYFNKSDKPTKALFWVSPAGMLEELFNRLDNLADPAEVVKVSAQHEVNFLPPEAND; translated from the coding sequence ATGAGCAATGAACTCGCCAAGGGCATCACGCGCCAGGGCACCGGCTATGCCGGCAAGACCTGGAACATCCTTGGTCAGGTCTACTTCCCGAAGGCGGTGTGCGACGCCACCTTCGCCTTCGAGACCAACAGCGAACCGGGCCAGTTCGTGCCGGTGCACATCCATCCGAACCAGGAAGAGTTCATCCTGGTGCAGGAAGGCGAACTGGACCTCAAGCTTGACGGTGAATGGGTCAAGGCCAAGGCGGGCGACCTGGTGCGCATGCCCCGAGGCATTCCGCATGGCTACTTCAACAAGTCGGACAAGCCGACCAAGGCCCTGTTCTGGGTGTCGCCGGCAGGCATGCTGGAAGAGCTGTTCAACCGGCTCGACAATCTCGCCGACCCGGCCGAGGTGGTAAAGGTCTCGGCCCAGCACGAAGTCAACTTCCTGCCGCCCGAAGCCAACGACTAA